In Magnetococcales bacterium, the following are encoded in one genomic region:
- a CDS encoding rod shape-determining protein, with product MTSGNGGRALLLGIDMGTARTAVVSNRQYKALVSSVVGYPRDIIGVKILNRTQVIGAEAIEMRSCLDLHFPLQDGVLKEASDKDLEAAQELLKHIIALADPKSGDKICGIIGVPARASVSNKGQLLKIAGELMDIAMVVSEPFMVAYGLNRLNNAIVIDVGAGTIDLCALRGTVPGPENQLSILKGGNYIDRLLEAAIRDAYAGVQIDRYLAQAIKEQYAFVGEPQQRVVVPLRVNGKPAEVDVTDAVRVTCETIVVDIVENIKRMLPLFDPENQSAALANLILAGGGSRIRGLGAMIESQLRDYGQVKVTTVEDPEFAGADGALRLAMELPPEYWDQIGEKVGQ from the coding sequence ATGACGAGCGGGAATGGCGGTAGGGCATTGCTTTTGGGCATAGACATGGGCACGGCGCGGACCGCGGTGGTGAGCAACCGGCAATACAAGGCGCTGGTGAGTTCCGTGGTCGGTTATCCCAGAGACATCATCGGGGTGAAGATCCTCAATCGCACCCAGGTGATCGGTGCCGAGGCGATCGAAATGCGCTCCTGTCTGGATCTGCATTTTCCGTTGCAAGACGGGGTGCTGAAAGAGGCCAGCGACAAGGATCTGGAAGCGGCCCAGGAACTGCTGAAACATATCATCGCACTGGCGGATCCCAAATCCGGAGACAAAATCTGCGGCATCATCGGGGTTCCGGCCCGGGCTTCGGTCTCCAACAAGGGGCAGTTGCTCAAGATCGCCGGGGAACTCATGGATATCGCCATGGTGGTCTCCGAGCCGTTCATGGTGGCCTACGGCCTGAATCGACTCAACAACGCCATCGTGATCGACGTGGGCGCCGGAACCATCGACCTGTGCGCCCTGCGGGGCACGGTGCCGGGTCCGGAAAATCAGTTGAGCATCCTCAAGGGGGGCAACTACATCGACCGGCTTTTGGAGGCCGCGATCCGCGACGCCTACGCCGGGGTGCAGATCGATCGTTATCTGGCCCAGGCCATCAAGGAGCAGTATGCCTTTGTCGGCGAGCCGCAACAGCGTGTGGTGGTGCCCTTGCGGGTCAACGGCAAGCCGGCGGAGGTGGATGTCACCGACGCGGTGCGGGTGACTTGCGAAACCATCGTGGTGGATATCGTCGAAAACATCAAACGCATGCTGCCGTTGTTCGATCCGGAAAACCAGTCCGCGGCCTTGGCCAATCTGATCCTGGCGGGCGGGGGTTCCCGCATCCGGGGTCTGGGCGCCATGATCGAGTCCCAGTTGCGGGACTACGGCCAAGTAAAGGTGACCACGGTGGAAGACCCGGAGTTCGCCGGCGCGGACGGGGCGTTGCGTCTGGCCATGGAACTTCCGCCGGAATATTGGGATCAGATCGGGGAGAAGGTGGGGCAGTGA